The DNA sequence CAACCGCGAGATGCACGCCGGGTGGGGCTGGATGGATCGGGCGCTCCGCCGGCTCACCGCCCCGGTCTACGTCACGTTCGACATCGATTTCCTCGACGGTTCCCTCGTGCCGGGGACCGGAACGCCCGAGCCGGGCGGCGGAACCTATGCGCAGGCCCTCGAGATCCTCCGGCGGGTCGCGGCCGAGCGGCCGATCGTCGGCGCCGACCTCGTCGAGCACGCTCCCCTTCCCGGAAACCGCGCCCCCGATTTCCTGGCGGCGAAGCTCGCCTACAAGATGATCGCGTACGCCCTGCACCCCGACGCCGCCGCGCGCCCGATCCTCTCGCCCGGGCGGGCCGGCCGATAGCTTCTCCCGTCGCGCCCCGCGGGTTCTGATAGCATCTGTCGGTTTGTCGAAAGGAGGGGCCCGTGGCCTCTTTCCCCGGCGTGGACTACCTGGATTTCGACGCCCTCCTGAACGAAGAGCAGCGGCTCGTGCGCCAGACCGTCCGCGATTTCGTGGACGACCGGGTCATGCCGATCATCGAGGATTGCGCCTGGGAGGGTCGCTTCCCGAAGGAGCTCATTCCCCAGCTCGCCGAGCTGCAGCTCTTCGGATCGACGATCGCCGAGTACGGGCTGCCGGGCCTCGACGCCGTCGCCTACGGGCTGACGATGCAGGAGCTCGAGCGCGGCGACTCGGGCCTGCGCTCGTTCGTCTCCGTCCAGTCGGCTCTCGTGATGTATCCGATCTACACGTACGGCTCCCCCGCTCAGAAGGACCGCTGGATCCCGAAGCTCGCCGCGGGAGAGGCGATCGGCTGCTTCGGTCTGACCGAGCCCGACTTCGGCTCGAACCCGGGGGGGATGCGCACGACGGCGAGGACCGACGGCGACGCGTTCGTGTTGAACGGCGCCAAGGCCTGGATCACGAACGGGTCGATCGCCGACGTCGCGGTCGTGTGGGCGAGGCTCGACGGCGGGAAGATCCGCGGGTTCCTCGTCGAACGCGGCACGAAAGGCTTCTCGACGTCGGAGCACCGCGGGAAGATGTCGCTCCGCGCCTCCGTCACCTCGCAGCTCGCCTTCGAAGACTGCCGGATCCCGAAGGAGAACGTCCTCCCCGGCGTCGACGGCCTCAAAGGACCGCTGTCGTGCCTGACGCAGGCCCGATACGGGATCGCATGGGGGGCCCTGGGCTCGGCGATGGCGACGTACCGCGCGGCGCTCGACTACGCGAAATCGCGCAAGCAGTTCCGCGACCGGCCGATCGCCGCGCACCAGCTCGTGCAGGAGCGCCTCGCGTGGATGATCACGGAGATCACGAAGGGGCAGCT is a window from the Thermoanaerobaculia bacterium genome containing:
- a CDS encoding acyl-CoA dehydrogenase family protein, producing the protein MASFPGVDYLDFDALLNEEQRLVRQTVRDFVDDRVMPIIEDCAWEGRFPKELIPQLAELQLFGSTIAEYGLPGLDAVAYGLTMQELERGDSGLRSFVSVQSALVMYPIYTYGSPAQKDRWIPKLAAGEAIGCFGLTEPDFGSNPGGMRTTARTDGDAFVLNGAKAWITNGSIADVAVVWARLDGGKIRGFLVERGTKGFSTSEHRGKMSLRASVTSQLAFEDCRIPKENVLPGVDGLKGPLSCLTQARYGIAWGALGSAMATYRAALDYAKSRKQFRDRPIAAHQLVQERLAWMITEITKGQLLAWKLAKMKDAGTMKAEHVSMAKRNNVWVARECAKLARETLGANGIVNEYPVFRHLANIESVYTYEGTHDIHTLVIGEAVTGIPAYNPPME